TTTTTCTGGACGGGGAAGACGGACCTCAACTGTCTGCGCCAGACCCTCGACCAGGTGGCGCGCACGGGCTACGCCCATCACATTCAGCGCCTGATGATCTTGGGAAACTTTGCCTTGATCGCAGGCCTTGATCCCCAGGCGGTGGAGCAGTGGTTTCACGCGGTTTTTATTGATGCCTACGACTGGGTGATGCAGACCAACGTGCTGGGCATGGGTCTGTTTGCGGATGGCGGTCGGCTGGCGTCCAAGCCCTACGCCGCTTCTGCCAACTATGTGGGCCGCATGAGCGACTATTGCGGCCAGTGCACCTACAATGCCAAGGCGCGCACGGGTCAGGGAGCCTGTCCGTTTAATTTTTTCTACTGGGACTTTTTGCTGCGTCACCGGGAGAAGCTGGCGTCCCAGGGCCGCATGAGTCTGATCCTGGGAAATCTCAAGCGGATGGACGAAGCGGAGGCCCAGGAAATCCAGTCATTGGCCCAAGCTTGGCGCGATCGCCACGCGCCAGAAGCCAAAAGTTGAGCAATCAGCCAGTTTTTGGGTCAGTTTGGGGACACTTTGCAATTCTTTGTTTTCGCGGCGCGTTTTCCCCAAAGATTCCACAGCTTTTCCACAGAAGAGGGGGATCTTTTCCACAGGTTGGCCGAGGTTTTCCACAGGCCGCCACGAAGCCATCAGCGTTTGTGCCCTGTCCTGGGGATTTCGATCAAAGTTTGGGGCGGCTCAAAACCAGGAAAATTGTTGTAAACGAAGATAAATAAACGGCGGCTGAAACCCTGATTCTTTCGTAAACCTTTTTTTAATCGGAAGGCGATCGCAACATTTCGCAGCATTGACAACCCTCCCCCCTGATACCGCACAATGGTGCGACCGACACATTCATAACGCTTCGCTAGACCCTCGTTTCTACGCTGGGTAGACGGGTTGACAGTGCCTGTTGCGACACATTCCCACCCGGCGGATTGCAGACAGCGCGGAGCGTCGTTTTGGCTTGTCAAATTTTCCTATTTTTCGCGTTGCGATCGAAGTTATCCCGTTGTTCCAAGGAGTAAAGGTTCCTATGAACGCTACAGTCAGCATCTTGGCCGAAATCCCCGAAGAGTTGCACGAAACCCTCAAAGGCTATCTGGAAGCCCATCCCGACTGGGACCAGGACCGCGTTTTCACGGCGGCGCTGTCGCTGTTCCTGCTGCAAAACGGCGACTGCGATCGCCGGGCTGCGCGGGTCTATCTCGACACGCTCTTCAAGCACGCGGCCTAGAGCCTATGGCGCAGGATGCGAGAAAGACCGAGCCTGCGCCTTGAGCCCCCGCTTGTGAAAAGCCTGCCCCCGCCGAAAACTCGGCGGGGGTTTTTGATGGGTGTGTTACGAGGGCGTTACACTTGCGGGTTCTGTGAACCCAAGCTTCGGGGGATGGGGTATGGTGAAAAGCGGTTGAGTTCTAAGCTGGCAAAAGGCTTTTAATATATGGCTTATTTCTGGTTTAAGGCGTTTCACATTGTCGGTGTGGTGGTGTGGTTTGCGGGCCTGTTTTACCTGGTGCGCCTGTTCATCTACCACGTGGAGGCCGAAGAACAGC
This genomic stretch from Geitlerinema sp. PCC 7407 harbors:
- a CDS encoding DUF2811 domain-containing protein, with the protein product MNATVSILAEIPEELHETLKGYLEAHPDWDQDRVFTAALSLFLLQNGDCDRRAARVYLDTLFKHAA